One region of Bactrocera neohumeralis isolate Rockhampton chromosome 5, APGP_CSIRO_Bneo_wtdbg2-racon-allhic-juicebox.fasta_v2, whole genome shotgun sequence genomic DNA includes:
- the LOC126759270 gene encoding zinc finger and SCAN domain-containing protein 2-like: MLKLLPPDTSKFHNFKCGEIFCLSSNSYNVACCLCGANVAFDQFPQHFQEEHLTPKPEKVEKPTLDTSTSDSIKIDVDPIKSEEEYLSDHGEGSVGYEAPDSEPEEVVDEKPFDFVDLQNLGVNIVEPENKRKKKKIEDVDDVSDTKSLEDKSDVEDEDWRPQDSSGDEKPKPQDDIDSLPYPCPDCMRSYKTKRSMLTHHRQTHNPKTKKSKEPKLNFKCDECGECFKAERNLRAHKWKHTGIICDICGKKFSQTGNLQRHKIRHTGIKAHKCQECGNDFFTDKELKAHMLRHTGERPVVCEICGKRCRDHGVYKAHMRRHTGERPAKCEVCGKAFYSFHDLNVHAVTHSTERPFACDMCGSTFQRKKSLRVHKKLHSKDRKHECKVCGKTFAQSGGLNAHMRTHDAALSRSIVGNTSASISAIPGPIVADGVGVGVNVGVGGTNVNMGLASGVGVALGTVVDPVNSIGEALLGVTGVLSGTGSTIDTVNN, translated from the exons ATGTTAAAACTTTTGCCGCCGGATACGAgcaaatttcataatttcaaatGTGGAGAAATATTTTGTCTCAGCTCCAATAGCTACAATGTGGCGTGCTGTTTATGCGGAGCGAACGTAGCGTTTGATCAATTTCCACAACATTTTCAAGAAGAACACTTAACGCCCAAACccgaaaaagtggaaaaacCAACCTTAGATACAAGTACAAGTGATAGCATTAAAATTGATGTAGATCCCATCAAAAGCGAAGAAGAATATCTTAGTGACCACGGTGAAGGTTCAGTCGGTTATGAAGCTCCAGATTCGGAACCTGAAGAAGTAGTTGATGAAAAGCCTTTCGACTTTGTCGACTTACAAAATCTAGGAGTAAACATAGTTGAACCGGAAAACAaacgcaaaaagaaaaaaattgaagatgTTGACGACGTCAGTGACACTAAGTCGTTGGAGGATAAGAGTGATGTCGAAGATGAAGATTGGCGACCTCAAGATTCGTCGGGCGACGAG AAGCCAAAACCGCAAGATGACATTGATTCACTTCCTTATCCATGTCCAGACTGTATGCGTTCGTATAAAACCAAACGCAGCATGCTAACGCATCATCGACAAACACataatccaaaaacaaaaaaatcgaaagagCCAAAGTTGAATTTCAAATGCGATGAATGTGGCGAATGCTTTAAAGCTGAAAGAAATCTACGTGCCCACAAGTGGAAGCATACTGGCATAATATGTgatatttgtggaaaaaaattttctcaaactgGTAACCTGCAACGACATAAAATACGTCACACCGGCATAAAGGCACACAAATGTCAGGAGTGCGGCAATGACTTCTTCACTGATAAAGAGCTGAAGGCACACATGTTGCGACATACCGGCGAGAGGCCGGTTGTTTGTGAGATATGCGGAAAACGGTGTCGTGATCATGGCGTATACAAAGCGCATATGCGGCGGCACACAGGCGAACGACCAGCAAAATGCGAAGTTTGCGGTAAAGCTTTTTACAGTTTCCACGATTTAAATGTGCACGCGGTGACACACAGTACCGAACGACCATTTGCATGTGACATGTGCGGCTCAACGTTCCAGCGAAAGAAATCGCTACGCGTACACAAAAAATTACATTCTAAAGATCGGAAGCATGAATGCAAAGTTTGTGGTAAAACATTCGCGCAATCCGGTGGATTGAATGCGCATATGCGAACCCACGATGCCGCATTAAGTAGGAGCATTGTAGGCAATACCTCCGCCAGTATTAGCGCTATACCTGGTCCCATTGTTGCAgatggtgttggtgttggtgtgaATGTTGGCGTTGGTGGCACTAATGTCAATATGGGCCTTGCGAGCGGTGTTGGTGTGGCACTTGGTACGGTAGTCGATCCAGTTAACTCAATAGGGGAGGCACTGTTGGGTGTGACTGGTGTGCTGAGTGGGACCGGCTCAACAATAGATACTGTCAACAATTAg
- the LOC126759281 gene encoding pancreatic lipase-related protein 2-like yields the protein MKVLLVLLCSFLATTIALPLRESSLDTIIAGTRFYLYTASNPEEPQEIRINDADSVKNSYFDKSRHTKIIIHGWTGSYLTKPNKEVRHAYLTQEDYNIISVDWSTDAALSYISSRAKVPVVGEDIADLLDFLNEQFNFSYDKVVLVGHSLGAHVAGYCGKIVKRGKVAGIVGLDPAFPLYNYNDPSTRLSTDDAKFVLSIQTNGSFKGFTQPIGSAAFYPNWGLKQPGCGADLSGTCSHGRSVTLYAEALRGYVFIPLYECSSYDDITAKAGCNTIRRDVQIGDPLQITQKAGIYYFTTNDESPFGILGDRSLQK from the exons ATGAAGGTCTTGCTGGTATTGCTTTGCAGCTTTTTAG ctACCACAATTGCCCTCCCATTGCGCGAGAGCTCACTGGATACAATCATCGCCGGTACGCGTTTTTATCTATACACCGCTTCAAATCCTGAGGAACCGCAAGAAATTCGTATTAACGATGCTGATTCGGTGAAAAACTCCTACTTCGACAAAAGTCGTCATACAAA AATAATAATTCACGGCTGGACTGGGTCTTACTTAACTAAACCAAATAAAGAAGTACGGCATGCGTATTTAACACAAGAAGATTATAATATAATCTCCGTCGATTGGAGTACTGATGCCGCGCTGAGTTATATATCATCGCGTGCAAAAGTGCCCGTTGTGGGTGAAGATATTGCCGATCTATTGGATTTCTTGAATGAGCAATTTAACTTTAGTTATGACAAAGTAGTTCTGGTGGGTCACAGTTTGGGTGCACATGTTGCAGGTTACTGTGGTAAGATTGTGAAACGTGGAAAGGTTGCTGGCATTGTTGGATTGGATCCAGCATTTCCGCTTTACAACTATAATGATCCCAGCACGCGTTTATCCACTGACGATGCCAAATTTGTGCTGAGCATACAGACGAATGGTAGCTTTAAGGGATTTACCCAACCGATTGGATCAGCAGCGTTCTATCCGAATTGGGGACTTAAACAACCCGGTTGTGGTGCTGATTTAAGTGGCACCTGCTCACACGGACGTAGTGTAACGTTATATGCCGAAGCCTTGAGAGGTTACGTTTTTATACCGCTATACGAGTGTTCAAGCTATGATGACATAACCGCTAAAGCTGGTTGCAATACAATTAGAAGAGATGTGCAAATTGGGGATCCATTGCAAATTACACAAAAGGCGGGCATATATTACTTTACAACTAATGATGAATCGCCTTTCGGCATTTTGGGTGATAgaagtttacaaaaataa
- the LOC126759273 gene encoding TNF receptor-associated factor 6, with protein sequence MQNSQTNTGRQARQQQQQPYQQGHSHHHHHYTENNKSPSSIPPNSLAISKSYVPAPASTTSDDTDFHESDARYECAICIHWLNEPVITTCGHRFCKSCITKWLDNHNQCPLDNTELSIDRIFPDNFTRREIDQIKHKCPNSPLGCAVVASPIEVDRHLPTCPYRRLENAEEKCPFASIKCDFVGRPETNALEEHLKEDMPHHMQLMLQAFQQTAISTWNPQKPTTASSAKVNGVLPPPPPQYANEADEQLIQTMYQRIVVLEQRVREQDVKLENLTKQLAIRQQIDPRYSNGTIVWEITNFRNVVEQLRADANNLLYSRDFYTSPHGYRFCARVNIQPRHLNLLSLHVHLMQSENDYHLDWPFNGRIKLCMIHPTDASLSQHDTIMTKPEVMAFHKPREHISTRGFGFVEYAKIGDVMHKGFCDDDKLVIKIQINIV encoded by the coding sequence ATGCAAAATTCACAAACTAATACAGGTAGGCAGGCCagacagcaacagcagcagcccTATCAACAGGGACACTCACATCATCATCACCACTACACAGAGAACAACAAATCACCATCGTCTATACCGCCCAATTCGTTAGCGATCTCCAAGTCATATGTGCCCGCACCAGCTTCCACGACCTCGGACGACACCGACTTTCATGAATCGGATGCACGTTATGAATGTGCTATTTGTATACACTGGCTTAATGAACCTGTGATTACCACTTGCGGTCATCGCTTTTGCAAATCTTGCATAACGAAATGGCTTGACAATCATAATCAGTGTCCATTAGACAATACCGAGCTTTCTATTGACCGTATTTTTCCGGATAATTTCACTAGACGTGAAATAGATCAAATCAAACACAAATGCCCCAACTCGCCATTGGGCTGTGCGGTGGTGGCATCGCCCATAGAAGTGGATCGACATCTGCCGACCTGTCCATACAGAAGACTAGAGAACGCTGAAGAAAAGTGCCCATTTGCCAGCATCAAATGCGACTTTGTTGGACGTCCTGAAACCAATGCACTCGAAGAGCATCTCAAAGAAGACATGCCACACCATATGCAACTAATGTTGCAAGCTTTCCAACAAACAGCCATTTCCACATGGAATCCACAAAAACCAACAACTGCGAGTAGTGCGAAAGTAAATGGTGTGCtaccaccgccaccaccacaaTATGCAAACGAAGCAGACGAGCAACTCATACAAACGATGTACCAGCGCATTGTAGTGCTGGAGCAACGCGTACGCGAGCAAGATGTAAAATTGGAAAATCTTACAAAGCAATTGGCTATTCGTCAACAAATTGACCCACGCTATAGTAACGGCACAATTGTATGGGAAATAACAAATTTCCGCAATGTTGTGGAGCAATTGCGCGCCGATGCCAATAATCTGCTTTACTCACGAGATTTTTACACCTCTCCGCATGGCTATCGGTTTTGTGCTCGTGTCAATATACAGCCTCGACACTTAAACTTACTTAGTTTACATGTGCATTTAATGCAATCAGAAAACGATTACCACTTGGATTGGCCATTTAATGGACGCATCAAGCTGTGCATGATACATCCAACAGATGCCAGTCTTTCCCAACATGATACAATTATGACTAAGCCCGAAGTGATGGCCTTTCATAAGCCTCGGGAGCACATAAGTACGCGTGGATTTGGTTTTGTGGAATATGCTAAGATAGGGGATGTCATGCATAAAGGCTTCTGTGACGATGACAAGCTGGTaatcaaaatacaaattaatatagTATAA